One genomic region from Phoenix dactylifera cultivar Barhee BC4 unplaced genomic scaffold, palm_55x_up_171113_PBpolish2nd_filt_p 001656F, whole genome shotgun sequence encodes:
- the LOC103703853 gene encoding hippocampus abundant transcript-like protein 1: MKDIRELGHLFACAFLFHFSSFMVIPSITDITVEALCPGRDRCSLAIYLSGFQQVITGLGTLMVTPLIGNLSDRYGRKALLTLPMTTAIIPSAILAYDRSRAYFYIYFIVKTFTGIFCEGNMQCLSLAYVADKVGERRRASAFGVLSGVSAAGFVSGTVFARFLSTSSTFQVSATVAVISAAYMRLFLAETDRGGGCGGEDEEASRPLCSPPSSDGESSPRLPALRKLPSLENMISILRTSNTLSRAAAVVFFNSLAESGLQGAILYYLKAQFQFSKDQFADLLLILGIAGAFSQLFLMHLLIPTLGEEKLLNIGLLASCAHIFLYSISWSYWVPYLAAVFVVLTVFMQPCIRSIVSKKVGPSEQGMAQGCITGVSSFATIVSPLVFTPLTAWFLSEDAPFKFKGFSIMCVGFASLIAFMLSIMMRAAPPSTSQKLVNAIHVLA, translated from the exons atgaaggatattagagaGTTGGGTCACTTGTTTGCATGCGCCTTCCTCTTCCACTTCTCTTCTTTCATGGTGATTCCATCCATCACCGATATCACCGTCGAGGCGCTGTGCCCTGGTAGGGATCGGTGCTCCCTCGCAATCTATCTCAGTGGCTTCCAACAAGTG ATCACAGGGTTGGGAACTCTCATGGTAACTCCTTTGATTGGCAATCTATCAGATAGATATGGCCGAAAGGCTTTGCTGACCCTTCCTATGACAACTGCTATTATTCCCTCAG CTATATTGGCTTATGATCGGTCCAGAGCTTACTTTTATATTTACTTCATCGTCAAGACGTTCACTGGCATATTCTGCGAAGGCAACATGCAATGCCTTTCACTTGCATATGTG GCGGACAAGGTCGGCGAGCGGCGGCGAGCGTCGGCTTTCGGCGTGCTCTCCGGCGTCTCCGCTGCCGGATTCGTCTCCGGCACCGTCTTCGCCCGCTTCCTCTCCACGTCCTCCACCTTCCAG GTCTCCGCCACCGTTGCCGTGATCTCGGCGGCTTACATGAGGCTCTTCCTGGCCGAGACGGACCGCGGCGGCGGCTGCGGCGGCGAGGACGAGGAGGCCTCCCGCCCCCTCTGTTCCCCTCCTTCCTCCGacggcgagtcgtctccgagacTGCCGGCCCTGAGAAAGCTGCCGTCGCTGGAGAACATGATCAGCATTCTGCGGACGAG CAACACGTTATCAAGAGCAGCAGCAGTTGTATTTTTCAACAGTCTTGCTGAAAGTGGCCTTCAGGGTGCAATACTG TACTACCTGAAAGCACAGTTTCAGTTCAGCAAAGATCAATTTGCTGATCTGCTGCTGATCCTTGGGATTGCAGGAGCCTTCTCACAG CTATTCCTGATGCACTTATTAATTCCCACGTTGGGTGAGGAGAAACTCCTTAACATAGGTCTCTTGGCAAGTTGTGCACAT ATTTTTCTTTACAGCATTTCATGGTCATATTGG GTTCCTTATTTAGCTGCAGTATTTGTAGTTTTGACTGTTTTCATGCAACCATGT ATAAGGAGCATTGTTTCCAAAAAGGTTGGACCAAGTGAGCAG GGAATGGCCCAAGGATGTATAACCGGCGTTAGTTCATTTGCTACAATTGTATCACCATTAGTCTTCACTCCTCTAACAG CTTGGTTCCTATCAGAGGATGCACCATTTAAATTCAAAGGCTTCAGTATCATGTGTGTTGGATTTGCATCA TTGATAGCCTTCATGCTTAGTATTATGATGAGGGCTGCTCCTCCAAGTACGAGCCAGAAACTTGTGAATGCCATACATGTGCTGGCCTGA
- the LOC120103782 gene encoding 24-methylenesterol C-methyltransferase 2-like isoform X1, with product MYIAGKNKPNLRAVLRRANFARSLGATSAWLEPGAGARRGGAACFGQVILQSRRTILPSVGRVRRKEEAAAMETVAVVWTAAVAAAGLIYWFVWVMGSAEVKGKRAVDLKMGSITRDKVQDKYKQYWSFFRRPKETAVASSENVPAFVDTFYNLVTDIYEWGWGQSFHFSPSIPGRSHRDATRIHEERVADLIGARPGQRVLDVGCGVGGPMRAIAARSGADVVGITINEYQVGRARAHNKKSGLDALCEVVCGNFLQMPFPDASFDGAYSIEATCHAPRLEDVYAEIHRVLKPGSLYVSYEWVTTALYRADDPDHVDAIHGIERGDALPGLRAHDEIAAIARKVGFEVLDQRDLARPPAGPWWTRLKMGRIAYWRNHLLVSALAFLRIAPKGVVEVHEMLYETARHLTRGGETGIFTPMHMILCRKPPLTPNAEDGNPQESTS from the exons ATGTACATAGCAGGAAAGAATAAGCCCAATCTCCGTGCCGTGCTCCGCCGGGCCAACTTCGCTCGCTCGCTCGGAGCCACAAGCGCCTGGCTTGAACCAGGGGCAGGAGCCAGGAGGGGAGGAGCTGCTTGTTTCGGCCAGGTGATTCTACAGTCTCGCCGGACCATCTTACC ATCCGTGGGGAGGGTAAGGAGAAAGGAAGAGGCGGCGGCGATGGAGACGGTGGCGGTGGTGTGGACGGCcgcggtggcggcggcggggcTGATCTACTGGTTCGTGTGGGTGATGGGGTCGGCGGAGGTGAAGGGGAAGCGGGCGGTGGATCTGAAGATGGGATCGATTACGCGGGACAAGGTCCAGGACAAGTACAAGCAGTACTGGTCCTTCTTCAGGCGCCCCAAGGAGACCGCCGTGGCGTCGTCGGAGAATGTCCCGGCCTTCGTCGACACCTTCTACAACCTGGTGACCGACATCTACGAGTGGGGCTGGGGCCAGAGCTTCCACTTCTCCCCCTCCATCCCCGGCCGCTCCCACCGCGACGCCACCCGCATCCACGAGGAGCGCGTCGCCGACCTCATCGGCGCCCGCCCTGGCCAGCGCGTCCTCGACGTCGGCTGCGGCGTCGGCGGGCCCATGCGCGCCATCGCCGCCCGCTCCGGCGCCGACGTCGTCGGCATCACCATCAACGAGTACCAGGTCGGCCGCGCCCGCGCCCACAACAAGAAGTCCGGCCTCGACGCCCTCTGCGAGGTCGTCTGCGGCAACTTCCTCCAGATGCCCTTCCCGGACGCCTCCTTCGACGGCGCCTACTCCATCGAGGCCACCTGCCACGCCCCGCGCCTCGAGGACGTATACGCCGAGATCCACCGCGTCCTCAAGCCGGGATCCCTCTACGTCTCCTACGAGTGGGTCACCACCGCGCTCTACCGCGCCGACGACCCCGACCACGTCGACGCCATCCACGGGATCGAGCGGGGGGACGCCCTCCCGGGTCTCCGCGCCCACGACGAGATCGCCGCCATCGCGCGGAAGGTCGGCTTCGAGGTGCTCGACCAAAGGGACCTCGCCCGGCCCCCGGCGGGGCCGTGGTGGACGCGCCTCAAAATGGGGCGGATCGCCTACTGGCGGAACCACCTCCTCGTCTCGGCCCTCGCCTTCCTCCGGATCGCGCCCAAGGGCGTCGTCGAGGTCCACGAGATGCTCTACGAAACCGCCCGCCACCTCACCCGCGGCGGCGAGACCGGTATCTTCACCCCTATGCACATGATCCTCTGCCGCAAGCCTCCCCTCACCCCCAACGCGGAGGACGGGAACCCTCAAGAATCTACTTCCTAA
- the LOC120103782 gene encoding 24-methylenesterol C-methyltransferase 2-like isoform X2, with the protein METVAVVWTAAVAAAGLIYWFVWVMGSAEVKGKRAVDLKMGSITRDKVQDKYKQYWSFFRRPKETAVASSENVPAFVDTFYNLVTDIYEWGWGQSFHFSPSIPGRSHRDATRIHEERVADLIGARPGQRVLDVGCGVGGPMRAIAARSGADVVGITINEYQVGRARAHNKKSGLDALCEVVCGNFLQMPFPDASFDGAYSIEATCHAPRLEDVYAEIHRVLKPGSLYVSYEWVTTALYRADDPDHVDAIHGIERGDALPGLRAHDEIAAIARKVGFEVLDQRDLARPPAGPWWTRLKMGRIAYWRNHLLVSALAFLRIAPKGVVEVHEMLYETARHLTRGGETGIFTPMHMILCRKPPLTPNAEDGNPQESTS; encoded by the coding sequence ATGGAGACGGTGGCGGTGGTGTGGACGGCcgcggtggcggcggcggggcTGATCTACTGGTTCGTGTGGGTGATGGGGTCGGCGGAGGTGAAGGGGAAGCGGGCGGTGGATCTGAAGATGGGATCGATTACGCGGGACAAGGTCCAGGACAAGTACAAGCAGTACTGGTCCTTCTTCAGGCGCCCCAAGGAGACCGCCGTGGCGTCGTCGGAGAATGTCCCGGCCTTCGTCGACACCTTCTACAACCTGGTGACCGACATCTACGAGTGGGGCTGGGGCCAGAGCTTCCACTTCTCCCCCTCCATCCCCGGCCGCTCCCACCGCGACGCCACCCGCATCCACGAGGAGCGCGTCGCCGACCTCATCGGCGCCCGCCCTGGCCAGCGCGTCCTCGACGTCGGCTGCGGCGTCGGCGGGCCCATGCGCGCCATCGCCGCCCGCTCCGGCGCCGACGTCGTCGGCATCACCATCAACGAGTACCAGGTCGGCCGCGCCCGCGCCCACAACAAGAAGTCCGGCCTCGACGCCCTCTGCGAGGTCGTCTGCGGCAACTTCCTCCAGATGCCCTTCCCGGACGCCTCCTTCGACGGCGCCTACTCCATCGAGGCCACCTGCCACGCCCCGCGCCTCGAGGACGTATACGCCGAGATCCACCGCGTCCTCAAGCCGGGATCCCTCTACGTCTCCTACGAGTGGGTCACCACCGCGCTCTACCGCGCCGACGACCCCGACCACGTCGACGCCATCCACGGGATCGAGCGGGGGGACGCCCTCCCGGGTCTCCGCGCCCACGACGAGATCGCCGCCATCGCGCGGAAGGTCGGCTTCGAGGTGCTCGACCAAAGGGACCTCGCCCGGCCCCCGGCGGGGCCGTGGTGGACGCGCCTCAAAATGGGGCGGATCGCCTACTGGCGGAACCACCTCCTCGTCTCGGCCCTCGCCTTCCTCCGGATCGCGCCCAAGGGCGTCGTCGAGGTCCACGAGATGCTCTACGAAACCGCCCGCCACCTCACCCGCGGCGGCGAGACCGGTATCTTCACCCCTATGCACATGATCCTCTGCCGCAAGCCTCCCCTCACCCCCAACGCGGAGGACGGGAACCCTCAAGAATCTACTTCCTAA